One genomic segment of Terrihabitans soli includes these proteins:
- a CDS encoding flagellar hook-length control protein FliK, with product MVIAPTTEVLPVSGVARPTLSAALTGKVIEARLTLALADGLFRFSSPEGDIDLPLPRNLPPGTQVRIAPQPDGSFQVTILNDEILPQTGAARPLPAVQGQTIPPLTTVVHPRTPVSLPQGQEMVARVISNPQPGLVRVATPQGDVDLPLPRPVPLGTPLRIAPEPQGAVRVSVPEIPVRGQPAEAAPQKPAVHPTVFTSKPDTVPANIPLGRVVEAQVLPSQQQGVVRFAGPEGEFDLPLPRDLPPGTQARVVAQPNGSVVVTMRPEVPVTPGAQNSVAAPANPPATTSPAMRAVTLPPGPSIPVLPAGQVIEAKISPQPPRADGMVRVSTPLGEFELPLPQHQALPPGTPVRIAPQPNGGMTFVPMADGPELAAPLSLTNPQAATPADAVRQTVRSAVLKQDGLANVFADIETLPQRTDTPPSVRRAAETLLNQRVSLDDVIKPDQLAKAIAGSGIFAERVLSSLPPQQSAPPDLKLALFVLRAALGTWTRSEHLPPSSQVLPGRSDAAPPPPTGSAAPTAQAPSEPSHLRGGQTMQAASAEEFVPHLVRDTDAALARVNLHQIASLPDDRSGTARSDAPDARWSVEVPVNLDGRTAVFGFVIERDGRQQQMEKEKRRWRFRAALDLPDTGAIEADVRLMGTHVSAGIVAESEETVALLEAALPMLRDGLTAQGFDVETLSVRKGKGAPPPAPPGYFMDRRT from the coding sequence ATGGTCATCGCCCCGACCACCGAAGTCCTGCCCGTGTCGGGTGTTGCCCGGCCGACCCTTTCGGCTGCGCTGACGGGAAAGGTGATCGAGGCGAGGCTGACTTTGGCCTTGGCCGACGGGCTTTTCCGCTTTTCGAGCCCTGAGGGCGATATCGACCTTCCTCTGCCGCGCAATCTGCCGCCCGGAACCCAGGTGCGCATCGCGCCGCAGCCGGACGGCTCTTTCCAGGTCACGATCCTCAACGACGAAATCCTGCCGCAGACGGGCGCGGCGCGGCCGCTTCCGGCCGTTCAGGGACAGACGATCCCGCCGCTGACGACAGTGGTTCATCCGCGGACGCCCGTGTCGCTGCCGCAGGGGCAGGAGATGGTGGCGCGGGTCATATCAAATCCCCAACCCGGTCTCGTCCGGGTGGCGACGCCGCAAGGCGATGTCGATCTGCCTCTGCCGCGGCCGGTGCCGCTCGGCACGCCGCTGCGCATTGCGCCCGAGCCGCAGGGGGCCGTTCGCGTTTCCGTTCCGGAAATCCCCGTCCGCGGTCAGCCGGCGGAGGCCGCGCCGCAAAAGCCGGCTGTCCATCCGACCGTATTTACATCCAAGCCCGACACCGTTCCGGCGAACATTCCGCTCGGCCGTGTCGTCGAAGCGCAAGTTCTGCCGAGCCAGCAGCAAGGCGTGGTGCGCTTTGCGGGGCCGGAGGGTGAATTCGATCTGCCGCTGCCGCGCGATCTGCCGCCGGGCACGCAGGCGCGCGTCGTCGCGCAGCCCAATGGCAGCGTCGTCGTCACCATGCGGCCGGAAGTTCCCGTGACGCCCGGCGCGCAGAATTCTGTTGCTGCCCCGGCCAATCCTCCGGCGACGACCTCTCCGGCGATGCGCGCCGTGACGCTGCCGCCCGGCCCGTCGATCCCGGTTCTGCCGGCGGGGCAGGTGATCGAAGCGAAGATTTCTCCGCAGCCGCCGCGCGCGGACGGCATGGTGCGCGTCTCAACGCCGCTCGGCGAATTCGAACTGCCGCTGCCGCAGCATCAGGCGCTGCCGCCGGGAACGCCGGTGCGCATCGCGCCGCAGCCGAACGGCGGCATGACCTTCGTGCCGATGGCCGACGGACCGGAGCTAGCTGCGCCGCTTTCTCTCACCAATCCGCAAGCGGCGACGCCCGCAGATGCCGTGCGCCAGACGGTGCGCAGCGCCGTCTTGAAGCAGGACGGGCTTGCCAATGTCTTTGCCGATATCGAGACACTGCCGCAGCGCACAGACACGCCGCCTTCGGTGCGCCGCGCCGCCGAGACGCTGCTCAATCAGCGGGTTTCGCTCGACGATGTGATCAAGCCCGATCAGCTGGCGAAAGCGATTGCCGGTTCCGGCATCTTTGCCGAACGCGTTCTCTCGTCTCTGCCGCCGCAGCAATCGGCGCCGCCGGATCTGAAACTTGCGCTGTTCGTCCTGCGCGCCGCGCTCGGCACCTGGACGCGGTCCGAACATCTGCCGCCATCTAGCCAGGTGTTGCCCGGACGCAGCGATGCCGCGCCGCCGCCGCCGACAGGTTCTGCGGCACCGACGGCGCAGGCGCCGTCCGAACCCTCACATCTTCGCGGCGGCCAGACCATGCAGGCCGCCTCCGCCGAAGAATTCGTGCCGCATCTTGTGCGCGATACGGACGCCGCGCTGGCGCGCGTCAATCTCCATCAGATCGCAAGCCTTCCCGACGATCGCAGCGGCACGGCGCGCAGCGATGCGCCGGATGCGCGCTGGTCGGTCGAAGTGCCGGTCAATCTCGACGGACGCACGGCGGTGTTCGGTTTTGTCATCGAACGCGACGGCCGCCAGCAGCAGATGGAAAAGGAAAAACGCCGCTGGCGTTTCCGCGCCGCGCTCGATCTTCCCGACACGGGCGCCATCGAAGCGGATGTGCGGCTCATGGGCACGCATGTGTCCGCCGGCATTGTCGCGGAATCCGAGGAAACGGTCGCGCTGCTCGAAGCCGCTTTGCCCATGCTGCGCGACGGACTGACGGCGCAGGGCTTCGATGTCGAGACTCTGTCGGTGCGTAAAGGCAAGGGCGCGCCGCCGCCGGCGCCGCCGGGCTATTTCATGGACCGCCGCACATGA
- a CDS encoding ABC transporter permease subunit yields MEYFLQQLINGLALGSIYGLIAIGYTMVYGIIGMINFAHGDIFMISTMISLVILVALFSIGITSTPVVLLIILIAAVVLTAVYGWTVERMAYRPLRGSFRLAPLISAIGMSIVLQNFAQNAQGADKKAFTSLIPGGIEFFKDAAFSVWLQYSQIALFVTTITVLAIFTYVVTKTPLGRAQRACEQDIKMASLLGIDVDKTISLTFVMGAALASVAGLMHLLYYGSTDFYAGFVVGIKAFTAAVLGGIGSLPGAVLGGITIGLIETFFAGYVSVDYKDVAAFSILAVVLIFLPTGLLGRPEVEKV; encoded by the coding sequence ATGGAGTATTTCCTCCAGCAATTGATCAACGGGCTCGCGCTCGGCTCGATCTACGGCCTCATCGCCATCGGCTATACGATGGTCTACGGCATTATCGGCATGATCAATTTCGCCCATGGCGACATCTTCATGATCTCGACGATGATCTCCCTCGTCATCCTCGTCGCTCTCTTTTCCATCGGCATCACCTCGACGCCGGTCGTCCTTCTGATCATCCTCATCGCCGCCGTCGTCCTGACCGCTGTCTATGGCTGGACGGTCGAGCGCATGGCCTATCGGCCGCTGCGCGGCTCCTTCCGCCTGGCTCCGCTTATCTCGGCCATCGGCATGTCGATCGTGCTGCAGAACTTCGCCCAGAACGCGCAAGGGGCGGACAAGAAGGCCTTCACCTCGCTCATTCCGGGCGGCATCGAATTCTTCAAGGACGCCGCCTTCTCGGTCTGGCTCCAATATTCGCAGATCGCGCTGTTCGTCACGACGATCACGGTGCTGGCGATCTTCACTTATGTCGTCACCAAGACGCCGCTCGGCCGCGCCCAGCGCGCCTGCGAGCAGGACATCAAGATGGCCTCGCTCCTCGGCATCGATGTCGACAAGACGATCTCGCTCACCTTCGTCATGGGCGCGGCGCTGGCCTCGGTCGCCGGGCTGATGCATCTTCTCTATTACGGCTCGACCGATTTCTATGCGGGCTTCGTCGTCGGCATCAAAGCCTTCACCGCTGCCGTGCTCGGCGGCATCGGCTCACTGCCCGGCGCGGTACTCGGCGGCATCACGATCGGCCTGATCGAGACCTTCTTCGCCGGCTATGTGTCGGTCGATTACAAAGACGTCGCGGCCTTCTCGATCCTTGCCGTCGTTCTCATCTTCCTGCCGACGGGACTTCTCGGACGGCCCGAGGTGGAGAAGGTCTGA
- a CDS encoding ABC transporter ATP-binding protein: MSAPLLSVRGVHTYYGNIRALEGVDIEVHRGEIVALIGSNGAGKSTLMMTICGNPRARSGEIIFDGQNITNLPTHEIARLHIAQSPEGRRIFPRMSVLENLQMGSVVAGDAHFEEDLERVFTLFPRLKERIGQRGGTLSGGEQQMLAIARALMSRPRLLLLDEPSLGLAPLIVKQIFDAIRALNEREGLTVFIVEQNAYHALKLAHRGYVMVNGKITLSGPSKDLLTREEVRAAYLEGA, encoded by the coding sequence ATGAGCGCTCCCCTCCTCTCCGTCCGCGGCGTTCACACCTATTACGGCAATATCCGCGCGCTCGAAGGCGTCGATATCGAAGTGCACCGCGGCGAGATCGTTGCGCTGATCGGCTCGAACGGCGCCGGCAAATCGACGCTGATGATGACGATCTGCGGCAACCCGCGCGCCCGCTCCGGCGAGATTATCTTCGACGGCCAGAACATCACCAATCTGCCGACGCACGAGATCGCGCGGCTGCACATCGCCCAGTCGCCGGAAGGGCGGCGGATTTTCCCGCGCATGAGCGTGCTCGAAAATCTGCAAATGGGATCGGTGGTCGCCGGCGATGCGCATTTCGAGGAAGACCTCGAACGCGTCTTCACCCTCTTCCCGCGCCTGAAGGAACGCATCGGTCAGCGCGGCGGCACGCTGTCGGGCGGCGAGCAGCAGATGCTGGCGATTGCCCGCGCTTTGATGAGCCGGCCGCGGCTTCTTCTGCTCGATGAGCCCTCGCTTGGCTTGGCCCCGCTCATCGTCAAACAGATCTTCGACGCCATCCGCGCCCTCAACGAGCGCGAGGGCCTGACCGTCTTCATCGTCGAGCAGAACGCCTACCATGCGTTGAAGCTCGCCCATCGCGGATATGTGATGGTCAACGGCAAGATCACCCTGTCGGGCCCGAGCAAGGACCTCCTCACCCGCGAGGAAGTCCGCGCCGCCTATCTCGAGGGAGCTTAA
- a CDS encoding ABC transporter ATP-binding protein, translated as MANSQILLRVEHLSMKFGGLIAIDDLSFDAKKGDITAIIGPNGAGKTTVFNCITGFYKPTEGRLSLVHGDDAVLKHVDAATAAGQQWVKTNTGALYLLERLQNHKVSELARVARTFQNIRLFGGMTLLENLLVAQHNKLMVASGYSFLGLVGLGGYAAAEKAAIDKASYWLEQTGLIDRADDPAASLPYGAQRRLEIARAMCADPVLLCLDEPAAGLNAREGDELNELLLAIRKNHDTSILLIEHDMGVVMEISDRIVVLDYGRKIADGTPKQVRSDPKVIAAYLGVEEDETSVVAEEISV; from the coding sequence ATGGCGAACTCCCAGATCCTTCTGCGCGTCGAACATCTGTCGATGAAATTCGGCGGCCTCATCGCCATCGATGACCTTTCATTCGATGCGAAGAAGGGCGACATCACCGCGATCATCGGCCCGAACGGCGCCGGCAAGACAACCGTCTTCAACTGCATCACCGGTTTTTACAAACCGACCGAAGGGCGCCTGTCGCTCGTCCACGGCGACGATGCGGTGCTCAAGCATGTCGATGCCGCCACCGCCGCCGGCCAGCAATGGGTAAAGACCAATACCGGCGCGCTCTATCTGCTTGAGCGGCTGCAGAACCACAAAGTCTCCGAGCTCGCACGCGTTGCCCGCACCTTCCAGAACATCCGCCTGTTCGGCGGCATGACGCTGCTCGAAAATCTTCTCGTCGCCCAGCACAACAAGCTGATGGTCGCCTCGGGCTATTCCTTCCTCGGCCTTGTCGGCCTCGGCGGCTATGCAGCGGCGGAGAAAGCGGCGATCGACAAAGCGAGCTACTGGCTCGAACAGACCGGCCTCATCGACCGCGCCGACGATCCGGCGGCGAGCCTTCCCTATGGCGCGCAGCGGCGGCTTGAGATCGCCCGCGCAATGTGCGCGGACCCGGTGCTGCTGTGCCTCGATGAGCCGGCCGCCGGCCTCAACGCCCGCGAGGGCGATGAACTGAACGAGCTTCTGCTGGCGATCCGCAAGAACCACGACACATCGATCCTGCTCATCGAGCACGATATGGGCGTCGTCATGGAAATCTCCGACCGCATCGTGGTGCTCGATTACGGGCGCAAGATCGCCGACGGCACGCCCAAACAGGTGCGCTCCGATCCGAAAGTCATCGCCGCCTATCTCGGCGTCGAAGAGGACGAGACGAGCGTCGTCGCCGAGGAAATCTCGGTATGA
- a CDS encoding EscU/YscU/HrcU family type III secretion system export apparatus switch protein, with protein sequence MSEERTNPSLAVALQYTPPGAPRVTAQGRGKVAEAILKAAEEHNIPIEENPALAEALAQVELDSEIPEQLYRAVAEVLGYVLRATGKLKN encoded by the coding sequence ATGAGCGAAGAACGCACAAACCCCTCGCTCGCCGTCGCGCTGCAATACACCCCGCCGGGTGCGCCGCGCGTCACGGCGCAAGGACGCGGCAAAGTCGCGGAAGCGATTTTGAAGGCGGCGGAAGAGCACAATATTCCGATCGAGGAAAATCCGGCGCTGGCGGAAGCCCTCGCACAAGTCGAACTCGACAGCGAAATTCCCGAACAGCTCTACCGCGCCGTCGCCGAAGTCCTCGGCTATGTGCTGCGCGCGACGGGCAAGCTGAAGAACTGA
- the livM gene encoding high-affinity branched-chain amino acid ABC transporter permease LivM, whose protein sequence is MAKKLAPVLQTAPEEAPVAVPPVKADNPILALLKDAAFWAGLTFVLLTAVAGFKTVARGGRYVFDNHMDVVVGISVFVFFGRILLNLTIWRKPKTATARAAAGTVLDKKWAATAHKLLVPVMLLIAITYPFLSVWLSGGLVTGRYWVDLGVLVMTYVLLGWGLNIVVGLAGLLDLGYVAFYAVGAYTFALLTMNFGMSFWVCLPIAGIIAAFFGVVLGFPVLRLRGDYLAIVTLAFGEIIRLVLINWRTFTGGASGINQIPRPSFFGLEFVPDGPTSFSAFFGLEFSPVHRLIFFYYVILGLAFIVLLVTVRLRRLPIGRAWEALREDEIACRSLGISVVNTKLTAFALGAMFGGFAGTVFAARQGYISPSDFTFIQSAFIVAIVVLGGLGSNLGVVFSSLVLIGGIEMLRNLGFVKEIFGQGFDPVQYRMLIFGMVMVIIMVWKPRGLVSSRTPTVFLKEKKTVGADMISEGHG, encoded by the coding sequence ATGGCGAAAAAACTCGCGCCTGTTCTTCAGACCGCGCCGGAGGAAGCTCCGGTCGCCGTGCCGCCCGTCAAGGCCGACAATCCGATCCTTGCTTTGCTGAAAGACGCCGCCTTCTGGGCCGGGCTGACTTTTGTGCTTCTCACCGCGGTCGCCGGTTTCAAGACCGTGGCGCGCGGCGGACGCTATGTCTTCGACAACCATATGGATGTCGTCGTCGGGATTTCGGTCTTCGTCTTTTTCGGCCGCATCCTTCTGAACCTCACCATCTGGCGCAAACCGAAGACGGCCACCGCGCGCGCCGCCGCCGGCACCGTGCTCGACAAGAAATGGGCGGCGACCGCGCACAAACTGCTTGTGCCTGTGATGCTGCTCATCGCCATCACCTATCCGTTCCTGTCGGTCTGGCTGTCGGGCGGTCTTGTAACGGGACGCTATTGGGTCGATCTCGGCGTTCTCGTGATGACCTATGTGCTGCTCGGCTGGGGCCTCAACATCGTCGTCGGTCTCGCCGGCCTTCTCGATCTCGGCTATGTCGCGTTCTACGCGGTCGGCGCCTACACATTCGCCCTGCTGACGATGAATTTCGGCATGTCCTTCTGGGTATGCCTGCCGATCGCCGGCATCATCGCCGCCTTCTTCGGCGTCGTGCTCGGCTTTCCGGTGCTGCGCCTGCGCGGCGATTATCTCGCCATCGTCACTCTGGCGTTCGGCGAAATCATCCGCCTTGTCCTGATCAACTGGCGCACCTTCACCGGCGGCGCCTCGGGCATCAACCAGATCCCCCGCCCCTCTTTCTTCGGTCTGGAATTCGTGCCCGATGGGCCGACCAGCTTCTCGGCTTTCTTCGGCCTTGAGTTTTCGCCGGTCCACCGGCTGATCTTCTTCTATTACGTGATCCTCGGCCTCGCCTTCATCGTGCTGCTGGTCACCGTCCGGCTGCGGCGTCTTCCTATCGGCCGCGCCTGGGAGGCTTTGCGTGAAGACGAGATCGCCTGCCGATCGCTCGGCATTTCGGTCGTCAATACGAAGCTGACGGCCTTTGCGCTCGGCGCCATGTTCGGCGGCTTTGCCGGAACCGTGTTTGCCGCCCGCCAGGGCTATATCTCGCCCTCCGACTTCACCTTCATCCAGTCGGCCTTCATCGTCGCCATCGTCGTGCTCGGCGGCCTCGGTTCCAATCTCGGCGTCGTCTTCTCCTCGCTCGTCCTGATCGGCGGCATCGAGATGCTGCGCAATCTCGGCTTCGTCAAAGAGATCTTCGGCCAGGGCTTCGACCCGGTTCAGTACCGCATGCTGATCTTCGGCATGGTCATGGTCATCATCATGGTCTGGAAGCCGCGCGGGCTTGTCTCCTCGCGCACACCGACCGTCTTCCTGAAAGAGAAAAAGACCGTGGGCGCCGACATGATCTCGGAGGGCCATGGCTGA
- a CDS encoding esterase-like activity of phytase family protein, translating into MRATFLVPAALLAATALTPAQAAEVFNRVATFPVVNNLPKDADPAKPTISEIITSSEDGNLLVYTDSEREALGMVDITDPKNPKPAGFIQLEGEPTSVKVFGERAFAAVNTSESKEKPSGHLAVIDIKSKTVLSKCELGGQPDSIASSPDKAFLAIAIENERDEDKNDGAIPQAPTGYLSVVGVKGGEADCGSLKNISLDGLAEIAPDDAEVEFVDINSKDEVAVTLQENNHIAVVDLKSGKVTSHFSAGSVNLDGVDTKKDGVINLSGKVENALREPDAVKWIDDNRFVIANEGDWKGGSRGFTIFAKDGKVDYDSGVSFEYEAVRMGHYPEKRNKKGVEVEGVEVSTFGSDRLIFVGAERASIVGVYKDNGAGKAPTLLQVLPGGGVGPEGLLAVPGKNIFVTASETDVRKDGGPGSMVTIYQRAEGTQNYPTIVSADKDGKPQPWGALSGTAADPKTPGKLFAVTDSFYSQGRILTIDTTKTPAVITDAITITRDGEPAKKLDLEGIAIAPQGGFWLASEGNPEKEKEEERTNSQLIRVSDKGDVQEIIELPDALKASATRYGFEGVAVTGTGADEIVWIAVQREWKDDAKGTAKILSYKPSTKAWGFVNYPLDKAEGGWVGLSEITAVGNDLYVIERDNLVGAAAKVKQLTKVSLTEVKPADIGAKDAPVLKKTVVRDLLPDLKAAHGYVLDKVESFAIDASGNAFIITDNDGVDNSSGETQFIRLGKL; encoded by the coding sequence ATGCGCGCTACATTCCTCGTGCCGGCGGCGCTGCTCGCCGCAACGGCTCTGACGCCTGCTCAGGCAGCCGAAGTATTCAACCGGGTGGCAACCTTCCCGGTCGTCAACAACCTGCCGAAGGATGCCGATCCGGCGAAGCCGACGATCTCGGAAATCATCACCTCCTCCGAGGACGGCAATCTTCTCGTTTACACCGACAGCGAGCGCGAAGCGCTCGGCATGGTCGACATCACCGATCCGAAAAATCCGAAACCGGCCGGCTTCATCCAGCTCGAAGGCGAGCCGACTTCGGTGAAAGTGTTCGGCGAGCGCGCCTTTGCCGCCGTCAACACATCCGAATCGAAGGAAAAGCCGAGCGGCCATCTCGCGGTCATCGACATCAAGTCGAAAACCGTTCTGTCGAAGTGCGAACTCGGCGGCCAGCCGGACTCGATCGCTTCGAGCCCCGACAAGGCGTTCCTTGCCATCGCCATCGAAAACGAGCGCGACGAAGACAAGAATGACGGCGCGATCCCGCAGGCTCCGACCGGTTATCTGTCGGTCGTCGGCGTCAAGGGCGGCGAAGCCGATTGCGGCAGCCTGAAAAACATCAGCCTCGACGGTCTTGCCGAAATCGCGCCGGACGATGCCGAAGTCGAATTCGTCGACATCAACTCGAAAGACGAAGTCGCGGTCACGCTGCAGGAGAACAACCACATCGCTGTGGTCGATCTGAAATCCGGCAAAGTGACCTCGCATTTCTCGGCGGGTTCGGTGAACCTCGACGGCGTCGACACCAAGAAGGACGGCGTCATCAATCTGTCCGGCAAGGTCGAGAACGCGCTGCGCGAACCCGACGCCGTGAAATGGATCGACGACAACCGCTTCGTCATCGCCAATGAAGGCGATTGGAAAGGCGGCTCGCGCGGCTTCACCATCTTCGCCAAGGACGGCAAGGTCGATTACGACAGCGGCGTCTCGTTCGAATACGAAGCGGTCCGCATGGGCCACTATCCGGAGAAGCGCAACAAGAAGGGCGTTGAAGTCGAGGGCGTCGAAGTCTCGACCTTCGGTTCCGACCGCCTGATCTTCGTCGGCGCCGAGCGCGCCTCGATCGTCGGCGTCTATAAGGACAATGGCGCGGGCAAGGCCCCGACCCTGTTGCAGGTTCTGCCGGGCGGCGGCGTTGGTCCGGAAGGTCTTCTCGCCGTTCCCGGCAAGAACATCTTCGTTACCGCGTCTGAAACCGATGTCCGCAAAGATGGCGGCCCCGGTTCGATGGTGACGATCTATCAGCGCGCCGAAGGCACGCAGAACTATCCGACCATCGTTTCGGCCGACAAGGACGGCAAACCCCAGCCTTGGGGCGCGCTCTCCGGCACGGCAGCCGATCCGAAGACGCCGGGCAAGCTCTTTGCAGTGACCGACAGCTTCTATTCGCAGGGTCGTATTCTCACCATCGACACGACCAAGACCCCGGCCGTCATTACGGACGCGATCACGATCACCCGCGACGGCGAGCCGGCGAAAAAGCTCGACCTCGAAGGCATCGCGATCGCCCCGCAGGGCGGCTTCTGGCTTGCCTCCGAAGGCAATCCGGAAAAGGAAAAGGAAGAAGAGCGCACGAACTCGCAGCTCATCCGCGTCTCCGACAAGGGTGACGTGCAGGAGATCATCGAGCTTCCCGACGCTCTGAAGGCCAGCGCCACGCGCTACGGCTTTGAAGGCGTGGCCGTCACCGGCACGGGCGCCGACGAGATCGTCTGGATCGCCGTTCAGCGCGAGTGGAAGGACGATGCCAAGGGCACGGCCAAGATCCTCAGCTACAAGCCTTCAACCAAGGCCTGGGGCTTTGTGAACTATCCGCTCGACAAGGCCGAAGGCGGCTGGGTCGGTCTCTCCGAAATCACCGCGGTCGGCAACGATCTTTACGTGATCGAACGCGACAACCTTGTCGGCGCTGCCGCCAAGGTGAAGCAGCTGACCAAGGTGTCGCTCACGGAAGTGAAGCCCGCGGATATCGGTGCGAAGGATGCGCCGGTTCTGAAGAAGACAGTCGTTCGCGATCTTCTCCCCGACCTGAAAGCGGCGCACGGCTATGTGCTCGACAAGGTCGAGAGCTTTGCGATCGATGCTTCGGGCAATGCCTTCATCATCACCGACAATGACGGTGTCGATAATTCCTCGGGTGAAACGCAGTTCATCCGTCTCGGAAAGCTCTAA
- the cueR gene encoding Cu(I)-responsive transcriptional regulator, which translates to MNIAEAARRAGLTPKAIRFYEAQGLLRPHRAANGYRAFGEGDVHTLKFLKRARDLGFSVEECRALLALYHETERSNAEVKQLAENRVREIDRRLADLASIRDALAGLAESCKGDARQDCPILEDLAGERRSSAA; encoded by the coding sequence ATGAACATCGCAGAAGCCGCGCGGCGCGCCGGCCTTACGCCGAAAGCGATCCGTTTCTATGAAGCTCAGGGCCTTTTGCGTCCGCACCGGGCCGCGAACGGCTATCGTGCATTCGGCGAGGGCGACGTCCATACGCTGAAATTTCTTAAACGTGCCAGAGACCTAGGGTTCTCGGTCGAAGAGTGCAGGGCGCTTTTGGCGCTCTATCACGAGACCGAGCGTTCCAATGCCGAGGTCAAACAGCTCGCGGAAAACCGTGTGCGCGAAATAGACCGGCGTCTTGCCGATCTTGCCTCGATCCGCGATGCGCTCGCCGGCCTTGCCGAAAGCTGCAAGGGCGATGCACGTCAGGACTGTCCGATCCTCGAGGATCTGGCGGGCGAAAGACGCAGCTCCGCCGCTTGA
- a CDS encoding NAD(P)-dependent oxidoreductase, protein MSTSLKIALLGTGLMGAPMARRLLGAGFPLTVWNRSIEKAEALKADGAKVAVSAAEAVSEADFAITMLDNGAVVTEVLFGLGVAEALPKGSVLIDMSSIPPSVARDHAARLAKEGRFHLDAPVSGGTVGAAAGTLAIMAGGPEDVFKRAQPVFAPMGRAIRVGPSGAGQISKLANQTIVGITIGAVAEALLLAERGGADPKAVREAIRGGFAESRILEVHGKRMVDREFIPGARSTTQIKDLETILATAREIGFEMPLSKEVYARYLDLRDRLGGGDLDHAALFLQLDNPPT, encoded by the coding sequence GTGTCCACATCACTAAAAATTGCTCTACTCGGCACCGGGCTTATGGGTGCGCCCATGGCGCGGCGCCTGCTCGGCGCGGGATTTCCGCTGACCGTCTGGAATCGCAGCATCGAGAAGGCCGAGGCCCTGAAAGCTGATGGCGCCAAGGTTGCCGTGAGCGCCGCGGAGGCCGTGTCGGAGGCCGATTTCGCCATCACAATGCTCGACAACGGCGCGGTCGTGACCGAGGTGCTGTTCGGGTTGGGCGTGGCCGAGGCTCTTCCGAAGGGGTCGGTCCTGATCGATATGAGCTCGATCCCGCCTTCGGTCGCGCGCGATCATGCGGCGCGGCTCGCCAAAGAAGGACGGTTTCATCTCGATGCGCCGGTCTCGGGCGGCACGGTCGGCGCGGCAGCGGGAACGCTGGCCATCATGGCCGGCGGGCCGGAGGACGTGTTCAAAAGAGCTCAGCCGGTTTTCGCCCCCATGGGCCGGGCAATCCGTGTCGGCCCCTCGGGGGCCGGGCAAATTTCCAAGCTCGCCAACCAGACGATTGTCGGCATCACCATCGGCGCGGTGGCCGAAGCGCTGCTCCTGGCCGAGCGGGGCGGCGCCGATCCCAAGGCCGTCCGGGAGGCGATAAGAGGCGGGTTTGCCGAGAGCCGAATCCTCGAAGTCCACGGCAAACGCATGGTCGACCGCGAGTTCATTCCGGGCGCCCGATCGACCACGCAGATCAAGGATCTTGAGACGATTTTGGCGACGGCGCGCGAGATTGGCTTCGAAATGCCTTTATCTAAAGAGGTTTACGCCCGTTACCTCGACCTGAGAGACCGTCTTGGGGGTGGTGACCTCGATCACGCGGCTTTGTTTTTACAACTCGACAATCCGCCAACATAG
- a CDS encoding exopolysaccharide biosynthesis protein — MDHRAPRTSELIAALPDSFIEDQVTLGDLVKALRNRVFGLGILLFALPNIFPMPPGVPAAMGAVLMLLGGQLAMGNATIWMPQRLAQRKIQRDTLRKIAERSVPWIQKFEKLSRPRLDMFTTPGAARFVGGMVFILGLVLLLPFPFLGNIPPGAAACVLGLGLVERDGLVVAAGYVSSAIAFGITGFFTWVAWEVVVSAFDWISKTLF, encoded by the coding sequence GTGGACCACAGGGCGCCGCGAACATCCGAACTGATTGCGGCCCTGCCGGACAGTTTCATCGAGGACCAGGTGACCCTGGGCGACCTCGTAAAGGCCTTGCGCAACCGTGTGTTCGGCCTTGGCATTCTCCTGTTCGCGCTGCCGAATATTTTCCCCATGCCGCCGGGCGTTCCGGCCGCCATGGGCGCCGTCCTGATGCTTCTCGGCGGCCAGCTTGCGATGGGCAATGCCACGATCTGGATGCCGCAGCGCCTGGCGCAGCGCAAAATCCAGCGCGATACGCTGCGCAAGATCGCCGAGCGCTCGGTGCCCTGGATCCAGAAATTCGAAAAGCTCAGCCGTCCGCGGCTCGATATGTTCACAACGCCCGGCGCCGCCCGTTTTGTCGGCGGCATGGTGTTTATCCTCGGCCTTGTCCTGCTGCTGCCGTTTCCCTTCCTCGGCAATATTCCGCCGGGCGCGGCGGCCTGCGTTCTGGGGCTCGGTCTGGTCGAACGCGACGGTCTGGTCGTTGCCGCCGGCTATGTGTCGTCCGCCATTGCGTTCGGCATCACCGGCTTCTTCACCTGGGTTGCCTGGGAAGTCGTCGTCAGCGCCTTCGACTGGATCAGCAAGACACTGTTCTGA